Proteins from a genomic interval of Zingiber officinale cultivar Zhangliang chromosome 2A, Zo_v1.1, whole genome shotgun sequence:
- the LOC122042304 gene encoding WUSCHEL-related homeobox 8-like, with amino-acid sequence MEAARRAAWEMASSSSYGGESERNNESGEARGGGGGSGEGIGEGALYVKVMTDEQLEVLRRQIAIYATICEQLVEMHKAITAHHDSVAGMRLGNLYGDPLMASTSQKITARQRWTPTTMQLRLLEAMFNEGNGTPSKQKIKQITTELSQHGQISESNVYNWFQNRRARLKRKQMVALVSNTESEVEADEESPDEKKPRPNNYHQECMLVGISNYMQLDAEGHFLASPLNQTQGAYRSNDSSKSSGSYEQMSYGNILSTPTDGP; translated from the exons ATGGAGGCGGCGCGGAGAGCGGCGTGGGAGATGGCATCTTCTTCGTCATATGGTGGCGAAAGCGAGAGAAACAATGAGTCAGGGGAagcgagaggaggaggaggaggaagtggAGAAGGGATTGGTGAAGGCGCTCTCTACGTGAAGGTGATGACGGACGAGCAGTTGGAGGTCCTCCGCCGTCAGATCGCCATATACGCTACCATTTGCGAGCAGCTAGTCGAGATGCACAAGGCCATCACCGCTCACCATGACTCCGTCGCCG GAATGCGGCTTGGAAACCTCTATGGTGATCCCCTGATGGCATCCACTAGTCAGAAAATCACTGCTCGGCAGCGATGGACTCCAACGACTATGCAGCTACGGCTTCTCGAGGCTATGTTTAATGAAGGCAATGGGACTCCAAgcaaacagaaaataaagcaaataacaactgAGCTATCTCAACACGGTCAGATCTCAGAATCTAATGTCTATAATTGGTTCCAGAATAGGAGGGCACGGCTGAAGCGAAAGCAGATGGTTGCTTTAGTAAGTAATACTGAATCTGAAGTTGAGGCAGATGAGGAATCCCCAGATGAAAAGAAACCGAGACCCAACAACTACCACCAAGAATGCATGCTTGTCGGCATCAGTAACTATATGCAACTGGACGCAGAAGGTCATTTTCTGGCATCTCCACTGAATCAAACACAAGGTGCATATCGTTCAAATGACAGTTCAAAGTCTTCGGGCAGCTACGAACAAATGTCCTACGGAAACATACTATCAACCCCAA CTGATGGCCCTTGA